In one window of Desulfonatronospira thiodismutans ASO3-1 DNA:
- a CDS encoding bifunctional cobalt-precorrin-7 (C(5))-methyltransferase/cobalt-precorrin-6B (C(15))-methyltransferase translates to MPGVQVIGTGLGYEDLTARHLEIIQDSHVLVGGQEQLDWFPGHPGIKRRITSPLDDLIQDIRNWMLDRQVAVLASGDPLFYGIGRRLILDLGADHLEVHPNISVMAGAFARIRTPWDQAAWVSLHGRSHSHLLAALDSGRPLFVFTDPRNSPARAAQILEQNKSAGWSMCVLERLGRPDERVRWFSPAEAADEEFMEPNALILFPAPEKPQEPRVLTLGTPDHFYLHQRGMITKSEVRAVSLAKLGLEPGHVFWDLGSASGSMAIEAAMFTTGGRIVAVEKDPERISHIRENIRRFQTPGVEVLQMDLPEGIQDLPPPDRVFIGGGGEDLPEIIRQTARILKPGGRIVLNLVVFETLHKAVEILNSLDFSTEVIQVQISRGRQMPGGVRLQAQNPVFVLSALPRNVEEA, encoded by the coding sequence ATGCCGGGGGTACAGGTAATCGGCACAGGTCTGGGGTACGAAGACCTCACCGCCAGGCATTTAGAGATTATCCAGGATTCCCATGTCCTGGTGGGCGGACAGGAACAGCTGGACTGGTTCCCCGGGCACCCGGGCATCAAGCGCCGGATCACCTCCCCCCTGGACGACCTGATCCAGGACATCCGCAACTGGATGCTGGACAGGCAGGTAGCGGTCCTGGCCAGCGGCGATCCCTTATTTTACGGCATAGGCCGCCGGCTCATCCTGGACCTGGGAGCTGACCACCTGGAGGTCCATCCCAATATTTCAGTCATGGCCGGGGCCTTCGCCCGCATCAGGACGCCCTGGGATCAGGCCGCCTGGGTCAGCCTGCACGGCCGCAGCCACAGCCATCTGCTTGCAGCCTTAGACTCCGGCCGGCCTCTTTTTGTCTTTACTGATCCCAGAAACTCTCCAGCCAGGGCGGCCCAAATACTGGAGCAAAACAAAAGCGCAGGCTGGAGCATGTGCGTACTGGAAAGACTGGGCAGGCCGGACGAGCGCGTGCGCTGGTTTTCACCGGCGGAGGCTGCAGACGAAGAATTCATGGAGCCCAACGCCCTGATCCTTTTTCCAGCCCCTGAAAAACCTCAAGAGCCCCGGGTATTGACCCTGGGGACCCCTGATCATTTCTACCTGCACCAGCGGGGCATGATCACCAAGTCCGAAGTGCGGGCGGTATCCCTGGCCAAGCTGGGGCTTGAGCCGGGACACGTATTCTGGGATCTGGGCTCAGCCAGCGGTTCCATGGCCATTGAAGCAGCAATGTTCACCACCGGGGGGCGCATAGTAGCCGTGGAAAAAGACCCGGAGCGCATCAGCCATATCCGGGAAAACATCAGACGTTTTCAGACCCCTGGAGTAGAGGTCCTGCAGATGGATCTGCCGGAGGGCATCCAGGACCTGCCCCCGCCGGACCGGGTGTTCATCGGCGGAGGCGGAGAAGACCTTCCGGAAATAATCCGGCAGACAGCCCGTATCCTTAAGCCCGGCGGACGCATAGTACTCAACCTGGTGGTCTTTGAAACCCTGCACAAAGCAGTGGAGATATTAAACAGCCTGGATTTCAGCACCGAAGTCATCCAGGTTCAGATAAGCCGGGGCAGGCAAATGCCCGGAGGTGTCAGGCTCCAGGCCCAGAACCCGGTGTTTGTACTTTCAGCATTGCCCCGAAATGTTGAAGAGGCATAG
- the ettA gene encoding energy-dependent translational throttle protein EttA, producing MSDEPNKIIYSMVKVSKHFDRKPVLKDISLSYFYGAKIGVLGMNGSGKSSLMRILAGVDQDFEGETILSPGYTVGYLEQEPLANETRTVREIVEEGAAEAVGLLKEFEEINARFAEPMSDDEMNDLIERQGQVQEKLDALDAWDLESRLDMAMDALRCPPPEMTLDKVSGGEKRRVALCRLLLQRPDILLLDEPTNHLDAETVAWLEHHLQQYPGTIIAVTHDRYFLDNVAGWILELDRGRGIPWKGNYSSWLDQKKERLRKEEKAESQRQKTLERELEWIKMSPRGRQSKSKARIGAYEQMLSQDYQKQHKDLEIFIPPGPRLGQKVIEANGLTKAYDDRLLINNLDFLIPPGGIVGIIGPNGAGKTTLFRLITGAEHPDSGSIELGQSVRLAHVDQHRDDLVPDKTVFEVISDGHDTIKMGGREINARAYLGRFNITGSDQQKKVGLLSGGERNRVQLARMLKQEANVLLLDEPTNDLDVNTMRALEEGLLNFAGCVLVISHDRWFLDRIATHIMAFEGDSRVVFFDGNFTEYEADRRKRLGKESDIPRRIRYRKLTRD from the coding sequence ATGAGCGATGAACCCAACAAAATAATCTATTCCATGGTCAAGGTAAGCAAACACTTTGACCGCAAACCAGTGCTCAAGGACATTTCACTGTCCTATTTCTACGGGGCCAAGATAGGTGTCCTGGGCATGAACGGCTCGGGCAAAAGCTCCCTCATGCGTATCCTGGCCGGAGTGGACCAGGACTTTGAAGGCGAAACCATTCTGTCCCCGGGATATACTGTCGGTTACCTGGAGCAGGAGCCCCTGGCCAACGAGACCAGGACCGTGCGTGAAATCGTAGAGGAAGGAGCTGCAGAGGCAGTGGGACTGCTCAAGGAATTCGAGGAAATAAACGCCAGGTTCGCAGAACCTATGAGCGACGACGAAATGAATGACCTCATCGAGCGCCAGGGACAGGTCCAGGAAAAGCTGGATGCCCTGGACGCCTGGGACCTGGAATCCAGGCTGGACATGGCCATGGACGCCCTGCGCTGCCCGCCCCCGGAAATGACCCTGGACAAGGTCTCCGGAGGGGAGAAAAGACGTGTGGCCCTGTGCCGCCTGCTGCTCCAGCGCCCGGACATCCTGCTTCTGGACGAGCCCACCAACCACCTGGACGCGGAAACAGTAGCCTGGCTGGAGCATCACCTGCAACAGTATCCGGGAACCATCATCGCTGTAACCCACGACCGCTATTTCCTGGACAACGTGGCCGGCTGGATCCTGGAACTGGACCGGGGCCGGGGCATCCCCTGGAAGGGCAACTACTCCTCCTGGCTGGACCAGAAAAAGGAACGCCTGCGCAAGGAAGAAAAAGCCGAGAGCCAGCGCCAGAAAACCCTGGAGAGGGAACTGGAATGGATTAAAATGTCCCCCCGGGGCAGACAAAGCAAGAGCAAGGCCCGCATCGGGGCCTACGAGCAGATGCTTTCCCAGGACTACCAGAAACAGCACAAGGACCTGGAAATATTTATCCCTCCGGGCCCGCGCCTGGGACAAAAGGTCATCGAAGCCAACGGGCTGACCAAGGCCTATGATGACCGCCTGCTTATAAACAATCTGGACTTTCTCATCCCCCCCGGGGGCATTGTAGGCATTATCGGCCCCAACGGAGCGGGCAAGACAACCCTGTTCAGGCTGATCACCGGAGCCGAACATCCGGACAGCGGAAGCATCGAGCTTGGTCAGTCAGTGCGCCTGGCCCACGTGGACCAGCACCGCGACGACCTTGTACCGGACAAGACAGTGTTCGAGGTCATAAGCGACGGACACGACACTATCAAGATGGGCGGGCGGGAGATAAACGCCAGGGCCTATCTGGGAAGGTTCAACATCACCGGTTCTGATCAGCAGAAAAAAGTAGGTTTACTCTCCGGAGGTGAGAGAAACCGGGTGCAGCTGGCCCGGATGCTCAAGCAGGAGGCCAATGTGCTTCTTCTGGACGAACCCACCAATGATCTGGACGTGAACACCATGCGCGCCCTGGAGGAAGGACTTCTGAACTTTGCCGGGTGCGTGCTGGTCATAAGCCACGACCGCTGGTTCCTGGACCGCATAGCCACCCATATCATGGCCTTTGAGGGTGACAGCCGGGTGGTTTTCTTCGACGGCAACTTCACCGAGTACGAAGCCGACCGCAGAAAAAGGCTGGGCAAAGAATCCGACATCCCCCGCCGTATAAGATACAGAAAGCTCACCAGGGATTAA
- a CDS encoding MlaD family protein, translating to MSTQPNYYTIGIFVSIGLALFLGALTVLGTGALWRETVTVETYLDESVQGIDRGSQVKMRGVTVGRVDEITFAGLKYPGSVDPGDRYVLLKISLELDEFGVPDQEAFERFLEQEIQKGLRIRLLPMGITGAAYLEMDYVDPARHPPLPVSWEPRNPYVPSAPGTFARLEETFESLGNTMAKIEEMDIQKTLNHLDHLIQSLDKSVQSFDLAGISARAEVFIEELRETNRKISGLIGPLEDPEEKRTDLHAVLKDSRQILQKVDKGLDRLQIDKEGGAADQIARTLDNLHQASKTLPETMDSIDVTAASLKESSKSVERLSSRSYTMLRSQNEELRRLLQNMQIISENLLDLSQDARKYPSYIFFGDKPLESEIK from the coding sequence ATGAGTACCCAGCCCAACTATTACACCATAGGCATCTTCGTAAGCATAGGCCTGGCCCTTTTTCTGGGGGCCCTGACCGTGCTGGGAACCGGTGCCCTGTGGAGAGAAACAGTAACCGTTGAGACTTACCTGGATGAATCCGTCCAGGGCATTGACAGAGGCTCCCAGGTCAAAATGCGCGGAGTTACCGTGGGCCGGGTGGACGAGATAACCTTTGCCGGACTCAAGTATCCCGGGTCCGTGGATCCCGGAGACCGCTACGTCCTCCTGAAAATCAGCCTGGAGCTGGACGAATTCGGGGTGCCGGACCAGGAAGCCTTTGAGAGGTTTCTGGAGCAGGAAATTCAGAAGGGGCTCAGGATCAGGCTGTTGCCCATGGGCATAACCGGTGCAGCCTATCTGGAGATGGACTACGTGGACCCTGCGCGCCATCCCCCTCTGCCCGTAAGCTGGGAACCCAGGAATCCTTATGTGCCCTCTGCTCCCGGCACATTCGCCCGCCTGGAGGAGACCTTTGAGTCCCTGGGCAACACCATGGCCAAGATAGAAGAAATGGATATTCAAAAGACTCTGAACCACCTGGACCATCTTATCCAGAGCCTGGACAAGAGCGTGCAGTCCTTTGACCTGGCCGGCATATCCGCCAGGGCGGAGGTCTTTATTGAGGAGTTAAGGGAAACCAACCGTAAAATATCCGGGCTCATCGGACCACTGGAGGACCCGGAGGAAAAGCGGACCGATCTGCATGCAGTGCTCAAGGATTCCAGACAAATCCTGCAGAAGGTGGATAAAGGCCTGGACCGGTTGCAGATAGACAAGGAAGGGGGGGCTGCGGATCAGATAGCCCGGACCCTGGACAACCTGCACCAGGCCTCAAAGACTCTGCCCGAAACCATGGACAGCATAGACGTCACCGCTGCCAGCCTCAAGGAGAGCAGCAAGAGCGTGGAGCGCCTGAGCAGCAGAAGCTACACCATGCTCAGGTCCCAGAACGAGGAACTGCGAAGACTTCTGCAGAACATGCAGATCATCAGCGAAAACCTCCTGGATTTAAGCCAGGATGCCAGAAAATATCCCTCATATATCTTTTTTGGAGATAAACCCCTGGAGAGCGAGATAAAATGA
- a CDS encoding cobalt-precorrin 5A hydrolase has translation MTRSSPTDFVKAGKKINMQPRNFMAIWAVTSQGANICRKIARQFPGAHIYLGDKVKDPPPEAALFQSLQQAVEEKFGRYRSHVFVMAAGIAVRIIAPHVTSKLSDPAVLVADDSGNFVISLLSGHMGGANTLAHQLSRVLGATPVITTATDNARVPAIDQTARHRNLFMENPQAVKQVSMAFLAKKQVDRFDPGGWLDKEAGAWTNTLAEPLFTRHPGIMVHHDMTPVPEHILVLRPRNLYVGIGCNSATSFEEILEVLHTAFDKNRLSIQSINLLATIREKTGEPGLLQLSKHLQRPLIGITRHILDLVPDVPNPSLMVQRHMGVKSVCEAAAIMAADKGTLMVPKIKSGNVTVAVASCT, from the coding sequence ATGACCCGCAGTTCACCCACGGATTTCGTAAAGGCCGGCAAGAAGATTAACATGCAGCCCCGAAATTTTATGGCCATCTGGGCGGTTACCAGCCAGGGCGCAAATATATGCCGCAAAATCGCCAGGCAGTTCCCCGGTGCGCATATATACCTGGGCGACAAAGTAAAAGACCCTCCACCAGAGGCTGCACTTTTTCAGAGCCTGCAGCAGGCGGTAGAAGAAAAATTCGGCCGTTACCGCTCCCATGTATTTGTCATGGCTGCAGGCATTGCCGTCAGGATCATCGCCCCCCATGTAACTTCCAAACTTTCAGACCCGGCCGTACTGGTGGCTGACGACTCAGGAAATTTTGTCATAAGCCTTTTATCCGGCCACATGGGCGGAGCCAACACTCTGGCCCATCAGCTGTCCCGGGTACTGGGGGCGACCCCGGTAATCACCACAGCCACGGACAATGCCCGGGTGCCGGCCATTGACCAGACCGCCCGGCACCGGAATCTCTTCATGGAAAACCCCCAGGCTGTAAAGCAGGTGAGCATGGCCTTTCTGGCCAAAAAACAAGTTGACCGCTTTGACCCCGGAGGCTGGCTGGACAAGGAAGCTGGAGCCTGGACAAACACTCTTGCAGAGCCCCTCTTTACCCGGCATCCGGGGATAATGGTGCATCACGACATGACCCCGGTCCCGGAGCACATCCTGGTCCTTCGACCCAGAAACCTTTATGTGGGAATCGGCTGCAACAGCGCCACATCCTTTGAGGAAATCCTGGAAGTTCTGCACACGGCATTTGATAAAAACCGCTTGAGTATTCAAAGCATAAACCTTCTGGCCACCATCCGGGAAAAGACCGGCGAACCAGGATTACTGCAGCTGTCAAAGCACCTGCAAAGGCCCTTGATCGGCATCACCAGGCACATCCTGGACCTGGTCCCGGACGTACCCAATCCTTCCCTGATGGTGCAAAGACACATGGGAGTAAAAAGCGTATGCGAAGCAGCAGCCATAATGGCAGCGGACAAAGGGACCCTGATGGTGCCCAAGATCAAGTCCGGCAACGTGACCGTGGCCGTGGCGTCCTGTACATAG
- a CDS encoding bifunctional sulfate adenylyltransferase/adenylylsulfate kinase: protein MSTENTANFYSENLLVHFRRIDRLKQEAGVYLSMDLNQRQLCDLELLLNRAFYPLVGFMNRADYESVLDNMRLTDGTVWPMPVCLDVPEAVAQKLHPGEPLALRDEEGFMLAVLTVQEVWMPDLKRHARAVFGTSRPDEHPGVGKLFQEVHPWFVGGTLEGLHLPLHYDFADLRTSPAQTHRIFTQRGWRNVAGFQTERHLHCAHREMILRGAREAGANLFIHPVVGRAGPNDLDHFTLVRCYQEFITNFPRNMVQLGLIPLERRLAGPRQALFEAIIRRNYGCTHFMISQDHGDPFAGDSRERFYPQGAAQELTKSLEDEIDIKMIPLQQMVYVEDKAQYFPVSQVEPDMKTKEISSAELKRRLEFDLEIPEWFSFPGVVQELKKAYPPRHRQGFTVFITGLSGAGKSTLAKVLYVRFMEMRERPVTLLDGDIVRKNLSSELDFTRAHRNLNVQRIGFVASEITKNRGIAICAPIAPYEESRSLARDMITPYGGFVEIFMSTPLDICEQRDRKGIYAKARSGAMKGVTGIDDPYEPPRNPEINIDTTNLTPTEAAQEVFLFLEEQGYIR from the coding sequence ATGAGCACTGAAAACACAGCCAACTTCTATTCTGAAAACCTTCTGGTTCATTTCCGCCGCATTGACCGCCTCAAGCAGGAGGCCGGCGTTTATCTGTCCATGGATTTAAATCAGAGACAGCTCTGCGACCTGGAGCTTCTGCTCAACCGGGCCTTTTACCCCCTGGTGGGCTTTATGAACCGGGCCGATTATGAATCCGTCCTGGACAATATGCGTCTAACTGACGGCACTGTCTGGCCCATGCCCGTATGCCTGGACGTACCCGAAGCAGTGGCTCAAAAGTTGCATCCAGGCGAGCCTCTGGCCCTGAGGGATGAAGAAGGCTTCATGCTGGCAGTGCTTACCGTCCAGGAAGTCTGGATGCCGGATTTAAAGCGGCATGCCCGGGCCGTTTTCGGGACTTCCAGGCCGGACGAACATCCCGGCGTGGGCAAACTTTTTCAAGAGGTTCATCCGTGGTTCGTGGGCGGCACCCTGGAAGGACTGCATCTGCCCCTTCATTACGACTTTGCTGATCTGCGCACCTCGCCGGCACAAACCCACCGCATCTTCACCCAGAGGGGCTGGCGCAACGTGGCCGGGTTTCAGACCGAGCGGCACCTGCACTGCGCCCACCGGGAAATGATTCTTCGCGGGGCCCGGGAGGCCGGAGCCAACCTCTTTATTCATCCCGTGGTGGGCCGGGCCGGACCCAATGACCTGGACCACTTCACCCTGGTGCGTTGCTACCAGGAATTTATCACCAATTTCCCCAGAAACATGGTTCAGCTGGGACTCATCCCCTTAGAAAGACGTCTGGCCGGTCCCAGGCAGGCACTTTTCGAGGCCATCATCCGGCGCAACTACGGCTGCACGCATTTCATGATCAGTCAGGACCACGGCGACCCATTTGCCGGGGATTCCCGGGAACGCTTTTACCCCCAGGGTGCCGCCCAGGAACTGACAAAGTCCCTTGAAGATGAAATTGATATAAAGATGATTCCCCTGCAGCAGATGGTCTATGTGGAGGACAAGGCCCAGTATTTCCCTGTAAGCCAGGTGGAGCCGGATATGAAGACTAAGGAAATCTCCTCTGCCGAACTCAAGCGCCGCCTGGAATTCGACCTGGAAATCCCGGAATGGTTTTCCTTCCCCGGCGTGGTCCAGGAACTCAAAAAAGCCTATCCACCGCGGCACCGGCAGGGCTTTACCGTATTTATCACCGGTCTGTCCGGGGCCGGCAAGTCCACCCTGGCCAAGGTCCTTTACGTGCGCTTCATGGAAATGCGCGAGCGTCCGGTGACCCTGTTAGATGGAGACATCGTGCGCAAAAACCTGTCCAGCGAACTGGACTTTACCCGGGCCCACCGCAATCTCAATGTTCAGCGCATAGGCTTTGTGGCCTCGGAAATCACCAAGAACCGGGGCATCGCCATCTGCGCCCCCATTGCCCCTTATGAAGAATCCCGCAGCCTGGCCCGGGACATGATTACCCCTTACGGAGGCTTTGTGGAAATTTTCATGTCCACCCCCTTAGATATCTGCGAGCAAAGAGACCGCAAGGGCATCTATGCCAAGGCCAGGTCCGGGGCCATGAAAGGGGTGACCGGTATTGACGACCCTTATGAGCCCCCCAGGAACCCGGAAATAAACATTGACACCACCAACCTGACCCCCACTGAAGCCGCCCAGGAAGTCTTTCTCTTTCTGGAGGAGCAGGGATACATCAGGTAG
- a CDS encoding MlaE family lipid ABC transporter permease subunit, which produces MHQTASVDNRSLDYTLKADAEGILHAVVRGRMEAGSIGPLWKELASKLKKNRAGLVLDVEKVDYMDMSGQALLLHFSRQMQDRNLSVEVRGLRPELREIQEEIDCFDCRPRPMQRKLSALEELGRAAVNLGRDTRQFFSFVGEFVSSFAYSLTHPGTVRWKDVLSHMEAVGGRAVFIIALMGFLIGVIIAFQTAITLRAFGAEIFVAKLLGLSIVRELGPLVTSIILAGRSGSAFAAEIGTMKTNEEINALQTMGLSPVRFLVVPRMLAAMLVTPLLCIFFLLFSFIGGALVMLSMDFTLTTYIHQLKTSVGMTDFLGSMVKVFVFSILVAWIGCVRGLQTGSGASAVGRSTTSAVVSAIVLIILADGIFAVVYYMLGI; this is translated from the coding sequence ATGCACCAGACTGCATCAGTCGACAACCGGTCCCTGGACTACACCCTGAAGGCAGACGCCGAGGGGATACTGCACGCAGTGGTCCGGGGACGCATGGAAGCCGGCAGCATCGGCCCCCTGTGGAAGGAACTGGCCTCGAAGCTCAAAAAGAACCGGGCCGGACTTGTCCTGGACGTAGAAAAAGTGGACTACATGGACATGTCCGGACAGGCCCTGCTTCTGCATTTCTCCCGCCAGATGCAGGACAGAAACCTTTCTGTGGAGGTCAGGGGGCTGCGTCCCGAACTCAGGGAGATCCAGGAAGAGATTGACTGTTTCGATTGCCGTCCCAGGCCCATGCAGCGCAAATTATCGGCTCTGGAGGAACTGGGCCGGGCAGCGGTCAACCTGGGTCGGGATACCAGGCAGTTTTTCTCCTTTGTGGGCGAATTCGTGTCTTCCTTTGCCTACAGCCTGACCCATCCGGGGACCGTGCGCTGGAAGGATGTCCTCTCGCACATGGAAGCAGTGGGCGGCCGGGCGGTTTTTATCATTGCTCTAATGGGATTTTTAATAGGAGTGATCATCGCCTTTCAAACCGCCATTACCCTGAGGGCATTCGGGGCGGAGATCTTCGTAGCCAAGCTTCTGGGCCTGTCCATTGTCCGGGAACTGGGCCCCCTGGTCACAAGCATAATCCTGGCCGGGCGGTCCGGATCGGCCTTTGCCGCTGAAATAGGGACCATGAAGACCAACGAGGAGATAAATGCCCTGCAGACCATGGGTTTAAGCCCAGTGCGTTTCCTGGTGGTACCCAGAATGCTGGCGGCCATGCTGGTCACTCCGCTTCTATGTATTTTCTTCCTGCTCTTCAGCTTCATCGGCGGGGCCCTGGTCATGCTTTCCATGGATTTCACCCTGACTACTTACATACACCAGCTGAAAACTTCCGTGGGCATGACTGATTTTTTGGGCAGCATGGTCAAAGTTTTTGTCTTCAGTATCCTTGTAGCCTGGATAGGCTGCGTGCGGGGACTGCAGACCGGCTCCGGGGCCAGTGCGGTGGGTCGTTCCACCACCAGCGCCGTGGTCAGCGCCATAGTCCTGATAATCCTGGCCGACGGCATCTTTGCGGTTGTCTATTACATGCTGGGGATATAA
- the cobJ gene encoding precorrin-3B C(17)-methyltransferase, which produces MTPAAQQALQEAQAVFGYTTYIDLVRPLVEDKKIVSTGMRQEVDRVRRALQAARQGSVCALVCSGDPGIYALAGLVFEMCRENSIPIGDSKDSLKLEVIPGVPALGAGSALLGSPLMTDFACISLSDLLTPWEAIEKRIQAAAWGDFVIVFYNPRSKKRNWQLETARKLILEHRSPGTPVGLVTSATRQEESVSLCTLDSLDCNHVGMQTTVFIGNSRTFIYGSRMITPRGYHEKYQLEMREA; this is translated from the coding sequence ATGACCCCGGCGGCTCAGCAGGCCCTGCAGGAGGCTCAGGCCGTCTTCGGATATACTACATACATAGACCTGGTGCGTCCCCTGGTGGAGGACAAAAAAATCGTTTCCACCGGCATGCGCCAGGAGGTGGACCGGGTGCGCAGGGCCCTGCAGGCTGCGCGTCAAGGCTCGGTATGCGCCCTGGTCTGCAGCGGCGATCCGGGTATTTACGCCCTGGCCGGGCTGGTATTTGAAATGTGCCGGGAAAACAGCATCCCCATAGGCGACAGCAAAGACAGCCTGAAGCTGGAAGTCATTCCCGGAGTCCCGGCCCTGGGGGCCGGCAGCGCTTTGCTGGGCTCGCCCCTGATGACCGATTTCGCCTGCATCAGCTTAAGCGATCTTCTGACTCCCTGGGAAGCCATTGAAAAACGTATCCAGGCTGCAGCCTGGGGGGATTTCGTCATTGTTTTCTACAATCCCAGGAGCAAAAAAAGAAACTGGCAGCTGGAAACCGCCAGGAAACTTATCCTGGAGCACCGCTCCCCCGGAACACCGGTGGGCCTGGTCACTTCCGCCACCCGCCAAGAAGAGTCCGTAAGCCTTTGCACCCTGGATTCCTTAGACTGCAACCATGTGGGCATGCAGACCACGGTCTTCATCGGCAATTCCAGGACCTTTATCTACGGCAGCCGTATGATCACCCCCAGGGGTTACCATGAAAAATACCAGCTGGAAATGAGGGAAGCATAA
- a CDS encoding ABC transporter ATP-binding protein produces MVNSYNVPSPTEHPVCVRNLYMGFPGETLLENVSFDVYTGEIFVILGGSGSGKSTLLKHLIGLYSPLDGEIFVHGRNLTRATPTEKTQIMNSIGISYQSGALFGSMTLLENVRLPLEEFTDMPLEAMNLVCRLKLFQVGLEGYEKHMPSEISGGMQKRAAIARAMALDPSILFLDEPSAGLDPLTSLDLDELILSIARTLKITFVIVTHELDSIFKIADRMIILDKRNKNLAAQGSPLELSRTHTDPWVRSFLKREKIAQ; encoded by the coding sequence ATGGTGAACAGTTATAATGTGCCATCACCCACTGAGCACCCGGTATGCGTGCGCAACCTGTATATGGGTTTTCCGGGAGAGACCCTCCTGGAGAATGTTTCCTTTGATGTATACACCGGGGAAATTTTTGTCATCCTGGGTGGCTCAGGCAGCGGCAAGAGCACCCTGCTAAAACACCTGATAGGACTTTATTCTCCCCTGGACGGGGAAATCTTTGTCCACGGCCGCAACCTCACCCGGGCCACGCCCACTGAAAAAACGCAGATCATGAACAGCATAGGCATCAGCTACCAGAGCGGGGCACTGTTCGGCTCCATGACCCTGCTGGAAAACGTGCGCCTGCCCCTGGAGGAATTCACGGACATGCCCCTGGAGGCCATGAATCTCGTCTGTCGCCTGAAGCTCTTCCAGGTTGGCCTGGAAGGATACGAAAAACACATGCCCTCGGAAATAAGCGGCGGAATGCAGAAAAGAGCAGCCATAGCCCGGGCCATGGCCCTGGACCCGTCCATACTTTTCCTGGACGAACCATCAGCCGGACTGGACCCTCTGACCTCGCTGGATCTGGATGAGCTTATCCTGAGTATAGCCCGGACCCTGAAAATTACCTTTGTCATCGTCACTCACGAACTGGACAGCATCTTCAAGATCGCCGACCGCATGATCATCCTGGATAAGCGCAATAAAAACCTTGCAGCCCAGGGCAGCCCCCTGGAGCTGAGCCGCACCCATACGGACCCCTGGGTGCGCTCATTTCTTAAACGGGAGAAAATCGCCCAATGA
- the cobM gene encoding precorrin-4 C(11)-methyltransferase, translated as MTNYPIKFVGAGPGDPELITVKGSRALQQADLIIYAGSLVPDAVLHWAGHDARRISSADMHLEDIVDSMTQAHFNGLQVVRLHSGDPSLYGAIFEQISALEKARVPFEIIPGVTAAFAAAASLQIEYTLPEICQTLILTRAQGRTPVPDSEHLQSLASHKAAMAIYLSSGLAEQVQPILQEAYGPRARAAIVHRASHPDEKIIRTTVSDLAWQMQEHGIKGQALIIIGAALEDSPQRPASRLYDPQFTHGFRKGRQED; from the coding sequence ATGACAAATTATCCGATAAAATTCGTAGGCGCCGGACCCGGCGACCCGGAACTCATCACCGTCAAGGGCTCCAGGGCCCTGCAGCAGGCCGACCTGATCATTTACGCAGGCTCCCTTGTGCCTGACGCAGTCCTGCACTGGGCTGGCCATGACGCCCGCAGGATCAGCAGCGCAGACATGCACTTAGAGGACATTGTTGACTCAATGACCCAGGCTCACTTTAATGGTCTTCAGGTAGTACGCCTGCATTCCGGAGACCCCAGCCTGTACGGGGCCATTTTCGAACAGATAAGCGCCTTAGAAAAAGCCCGGGTACCCTTTGAGATCATCCCGGGCGTCACTGCGGCCTTTGCCGCGGCAGCCTCCCTGCAGATAGAGTATACCCTGCCCGAAATCTGCCAGACCCTGATCCTGACCCGGGCCCAGGGCCGCACCCCGGTACCGGATTCCGAGCACCTGCAATCCCTGGCATCTCACAAGGCGGCCATGGCCATATATCTCTCCTCCGGCCTGGCTGAGCAGGTACAGCCCATCCTGCAGGAAGCCTACGGCCCCCGGGCCCGGGCAGCCATAGTCCACCGGGCCTCGCATCCGGACGAGAAGATAATCCGCACCACCGTATCTGACCTGGCCTGGCAGATGCAGGAACACGGCATAAAAGGCCAGGCACTTATCATCATCGGGGCGGCACTGGAAGACAGCCCGCAGCGTCCCGCCTCCAGGCTTTATGACCCGCAGTTCACCCACGGATTTCGTAAAGGCCGGCAAGAAGATTAA